The following proteins are encoded in a genomic region of Bernardetia sp. MNP-M8:
- a CDS encoding T9SS type A sorting domain-containing protein translates to MKNYTLIICSLLFLINFFSFGEGTKQLMPIGDAGTPGQPNRVSIQIWDRTNRLSFTYNAPPDRRLYVHAEAGETVYYGFGNQDDGNDLYYRIRRFDTLTSTVVDVVANTAMPTAGAGYITNYNRAVAGPRTLVGNATGYNDISFAATAAGDYWIEFNRGANQNVIQNNARRIIRFFDVTVFSPTATNRDPVTGIVLGRLFSPSWDLNAANGNNPFLATMFPYTPDRITLGVNFNGIRPIGFVVNMNSYGTINTGNSATDRLSRGGNFSAPEYPIFLNNPDSLIYPTGRIPDLTISEVEARDCGEYVVRVEINAAGFVEALLDLNPTGEYEPGTRDVLLNGGFVPAPVAPAITSTVYIPWDGLDGLGNPVPQGELVNFIAYVQSGLTHIPMYDAENHPNGYTISLIRPSFDIGGNPVSDPALFWDDQTLLGGTRNLNGATSPAHSWTNEDDDTRNTWFYIRRVEQASTFIMDRLDFGIIDNGATGVCTVGQNNEFNQITFDITINPDKYEAWELNYSTTINSVPANYTLNLVSIDSSAAIFTDPDGLPRRTIYVTYEVIPDPETDEVDFEFQVTGSAVPDCPADVSEQTTVFCDDILLPVILLGFNARHYSDNSILVDWQTISEKDNKGFYVQRSTNGTDFKDLAFVKGKGTTNNQVSYEFVDEEYWTRTAYYRLQQVDNNGKTMLTKTISVERNFTNLPFTLYPNPNRAGEELNLRGITDKSSVQNLQIISITGQRVLINPTLKTTFDGVAIDLPQKMAKGIYVIQVVTEFGMQNYKFVVE, encoded by the coding sequence ATGAAAAACTACACACTAATTATATGTTCTCTTCTTTTCTTAATTAATTTTTTTTCCTTTGGAGAGGGCACAAAACAACTTATGCCTATTGGTGATGCAGGCACACCAGGACAACCTAATCGTGTTTCTATTCAGATTTGGGATAGAACCAATAGACTTTCTTTTACTTATAATGCTCCTCCAGATAGAAGGTTATATGTTCATGCTGAAGCAGGAGAAACAGTTTATTATGGTTTTGGAAATCAAGATGATGGTAATGATTTGTATTACAGAATTCGCCGTTTCGATACTTTGACTTCCACGGTGGTAGATGTAGTAGCAAATACAGCTATGCCAACTGCTGGAGCAGGATATATTACCAATTATAATAGAGCAGTAGCTGGTCCTAGAACTTTAGTAGGAAATGCTACAGGTTATAATGATATTTCATTTGCAGCCACAGCAGCAGGAGATTATTGGATAGAGTTTAATAGAGGAGCGAATCAGAATGTTATTCAAAATAATGCTAGACGTATAATTCGCTTTTTTGATGTTACTGTATTTAGTCCTACAGCTACAAATAGAGACCCTGTTACAGGGATTGTTTTGGGAAGATTATTTTCACCCTCTTGGGATTTGAATGCAGCTAATGGTAACAATCCATTCCTAGCAACTATGTTTCCTTATACACCAGATAGAATAACTCTAGGAGTTAATTTTAACGGTATTCGCCCTATTGGATTCGTAGTAAATATGAACTCTTACGGAACAATAAATACGGGTAATTCAGCTACCGATAGACTTTCAAGAGGGGGCAATTTTAGTGCACCTGAATATCCTATATTTTTAAATAATCCTGATTCTCTTATCTATCCTACAGGTAGAATACCCGACTTAACTATCTCTGAAGTAGAAGCAAGAGATTGTGGAGAATATGTAGTTAGAGTAGAAATAAATGCAGCAGGGTTTGTAGAAGCTCTTTTAGATTTGAATCCAACAGGTGAATACGAGCCAGGAACTAGAGATGTTCTTCTAAATGGAGGTTTTGTTCCTGCACCTGTTGCTCCTGCTATTACAAGTACTGTTTATATCCCTTGGGATGGTTTAGATGGGTTAGGTAATCCTGTACCTCAAGGTGAATTAGTTAATTTTATTGCCTATGTACAATCAGGGCTTACACATATTCCCATGTATGATGCAGAAAACCACCCAAATGGATATACAATAAGTTTGATAAGACCCAGTTTTGATATTGGTGGCAATCCTGTATCAGACCCAGCCTTATTTTGGGATGATCAAACCCTTTTAGGAGGAACAAGAAATTTGAATGGAGCAACTTCACCAGCACATAGTTGGACAAATGAAGACGACGATACTAGAAATACTTGGTTTTATATTCGTCGTGTTGAACAAGCAAGTACTTTTATTATGGATAGATTAGATTTTGGTATCATAGATAATGGTGCAACTGGTGTTTGTACGGTAGGACAAAATAATGAGTTTAACCAAATTACATTTGATATTACTATTAATCCAGATAAGTATGAAGCTTGGGAACTCAATTACTCTACTACCATCAATAGTGTTCCTGCCAATTATACCTTGAATTTAGTTAGTATTGATAGTAGTGCTGCGATTTTTACAGATCCAGATGGATTGCCACGACGAACTATTTATGTTACCTATGAAGTAATACCAGACCCTGAAACGGATGAAGTTGATTTTGAGTTTCAAGTTACAGGCTCTGCTGTACCTGACTGTCCTGCTGATGTTTCTGAACAAACCACCGTATTTTGTGACGACATTCTTCTTCCTGTTATTTTATTAGGTTTTAATGCTCGCCATTATTCAGATAATAGTATTTTGGTGGATTGGCAGACAATAAGTGAAAAAGATAATAAAGGTTTTTATGTACAACGGAGTACGAATGGAACAGACTTTAAAGACCTTGCTTTTGTCAAAGGTAAAGGAACAACTAACAATCAAGTTTCTTATGAATTTGTAGATGAAGAATATTGGACACGAACAGCTTATTATAGGCTACAACAAGTAGACAACAATGGAAAAACAATGCTTACCAAAACTATAAGTGTAGAACGTAATTTTACAAATCTTCCTTTTACTCTATATCCTAATCCAAACCGTGCAGGAGAAGAGTTGAATTTAAGAGGAATTACAGACAAATCTTCTGTCCAAAACCTTCAAATAATAAGTATTACAGGACAACGAGTTTTAATAAATCCTACTTTAAAAACTACTTTTGATGGCGTAGCTATAGATTTACCTCAAAAAATGGCAAAAGGAATTTATGTAATACAGGTGGTTACAGAATTTGGAATGCAGAATTATAAATTTGTGGTAGAATAA
- a CDS encoding dynamin family protein encodes MKSRIIDKRLQKFRLRLDETIKNLHNLTQDIQSKELSSTVSELRQRINEPYMFVVVGEVKAGKSSFVNALLETEKDICKVAPDPCTDTVQQILYGEEEQIMVMNPHLKKILLPVEILKEIAIVDTPGTNAISEGHQKITEDFIPSSDLIVFVFEAKNPYRQSSWDFFDFIHKDWRKKIIFVLQQSDLLNEADLNTNIEGVRKHAEKKGLLEPQIFAVSAKLEQEGKHEESNFAGIREYIKDNITGGRAPLLKLKNNIDTSKTILSRIKEGVNLREKQLEADSKFRLDVKKTLNDQEKKSLYQVDVLIENILGAYENITRETEQEISKGLNPINLLGKSFKSMLSDKESVKVWFERVAQDLERNLTKTLTDKLGEGITAIADTIQQMAKMIDLQLNNSPKILKENHAIFGDIADRRSRVLQDLQTEFHEFTKETENFVHKDLFPKDTSFATDFAAGGGLAIVGVALTVLTQGAVFDITGGIITAVGLLFTGVTVMVKKQKIMQKYREQISQGKKALKEEIYLKLSTYIANLKNQIDANFKDFDLLMEMEQKQILELKNQYETIDRELEKILDELI; translated from the coding sequence ATGAAAAGCCGTATTATAGACAAACGTCTTCAAAAATTTCGTCTTCGTTTGGACGAAACAATCAAAAATTTACACAATCTCACTCAAGATATTCAGAGTAAGGAGCTTTCTAGTACGGTTAGTGAACTGCGCCAACGCATCAACGAACCCTATATGTTTGTAGTTGTAGGTGAAGTAAAGGCAGGAAAGAGTAGTTTTGTCAATGCACTTTTAGAAACTGAAAAAGACATTTGTAAGGTAGCACCAGACCCTTGTACGGATACAGTTCAGCAGATTTTATATGGTGAAGAAGAACAGATTATGGTAATGAATCCACATCTGAAAAAGATTCTTTTACCTGTTGAGATTTTAAAGGAGATTGCCATTGTTGATACCCCTGGAACAAATGCCATTTCGGAAGGACACCAAAAAATTACAGAAGATTTTATTCCTTCTTCTGATTTAATAGTTTTTGTCTTTGAGGCTAAAAACCCATATCGACAATCTAGTTGGGACTTTTTTGATTTTATTCATAAAGATTGGAGAAAGAAAATAATTTTTGTTCTTCAACAATCTGATTTATTAAATGAAGCTGATTTAAACACAAACATTGAAGGAGTACGAAAACATGCAGAGAAAAAAGGATTATTAGAACCTCAAATTTTTGCTGTTTCTGCTAAATTAGAACAAGAAGGAAAACATGAAGAAAGTAATTTTGCAGGAATAAGAGAATACATAAAAGACAATATAACAGGAGGACGTGCGCCACTTTTGAAGCTCAAAAATAATATTGATACTTCAAAAACTATTCTTTCAAGAATAAAAGAAGGGGTAAATCTTAGAGAAAAACAGCTTGAAGCAGATAGTAAATTTAGACTAGATGTAAAGAAAACACTCAACGATCAAGAAAAAAAATCCTTGTATCAAGTTGATGTTTTGATAGAAAATATTTTGGGTGCTTATGAAAATATTACACGAGAAACCGAACAAGAAATTAGTAAAGGATTAAATCCTATTAATTTGTTAGGAAAATCTTTTAAATCAATGCTTTCAGATAAAGAATCTGTAAAAGTGTGGTTTGAGCGTGTAGCACAAGATTTGGAACGCAATCTTACCAAAACCTTAACAGACAAACTTGGAGAAGGAATTACAGCCATTGCAGATACAATTCAGCAAATGGCAAAAATGATTGACTTACAACTCAATAATAGTCCAAAAATTTTGAAAGAAAATCATGCTATTTTTGGAGATATTGCTGACCGTAGAAGTAGAGTTTTACAAGACTTACAAACCGAATTTCACGAGTTTACCAAAGAAACTGAAAATTTTGTTCATAAAGATTTGTTTCCAAAAGACACCAGTTTTGCAACTGATTTTGCAGCAGGTGGAGGCTTGGCAATTGTAGGTGTTGCCTTGACAGTCTTGACACAAGGTGCAGTTTTTGATATTACAGGTGGAATTATTACGGCTGTTGGTCTACTTTTTACGGGCGTTACAGTAATGGTCAAAAAACAGAAGATTATGCAAAAATATAGAGAGCAGATTAGCCAAGGAAAAAAAGCTCTCAAAGAAGAAATTTATCTAAAACTCTCTACTTACATTGCCAATCTAAAAAATCAAATCGACGCTAACTTCAAGGATTTTGATTTATTGATGGAAATGGAACAAAAACAAATCTTAGAACTCAAAAATCAATACGAAACAATTGATAGAGAATTAGAGAAAATTTTAGATGAGTTGATTTAG
- a CDS encoding SDR family oxidoreductase — protein sequence MILVTGGTKGIGKAILEKFMQNGHDVITCSRNNEELFALKEELEGNYSTKENPVVLYYRQADLSKKEDIISFGEYAKKIILLNEKEAKKENSTTKGFEVMVNNTGVFIPGKILEEEEGSFEMQMHTNLFSAYHLTRLLVPILVERKSGHLFNICSTASITAYPNGGSYCISKFALHGMTKVLREELKEHNVKVTSVMPGPTYTSSWEGSGLPQERFMPSSDIAESIFSAYSLSKQTVIEEIIMRPQFGDI from the coding sequence ATGATACTCGTAACTGGTGGAACAAAAGGAATTGGTAAAGCAATTTTAGAAAAATTTATGCAGAATGGGCATGATGTAATCACATGTTCAAGAAATAATGAAGAGCTTTTTGCGCTCAAAGAAGAATTAGAAGGCAACTATTCTACCAAAGAAAATCCTGTTGTTTTATATTATCGACAAGCTGACTTATCTAAAAAAGAAGATATTATTTCTTTTGGAGAATACGCAAAGAAAATCATTTTACTCAACGAGAAGGAAGCAAAGAAGGAAAATAGCACTACCAAAGGCTTTGAAGTAATGGTAAATAATACAGGGGTTTTTATTCCAGGGAAAATCTTAGAAGAAGAAGAAGGTAGTTTTGAAATGCAAATGCATACGAATCTTTTTAGTGCTTATCATCTTACTCGTCTGTTAGTTCCTATTTTAGTAGAACGAAAAAGTGGTCATTTATTTAATATTTGTTCGACAGCAAGTATTACAGCTTATCCAAATGGAGGAAGTTATTGTATTTCTAAATTTGCACTTCATGGCATGACCAAAGTATTGCGTGAAGAACTCAAAGAACACAATGTAAAAGTTACTTCAGTTATGCCTGGCCCTACTTATACATCAAGTTGGGAAGGTTCGGGTTTGCCTCAGGAGCGTTTTATGCCTTCAAGTGATATTGCTGAATCTATTTTTTCTGCTTATTCACTTTCAAAACAAACGGTTATAGAAGAAATTATTATGCGTCCACAATTTGGAGATATTTAA
- a CDS encoding RluA family pseudouridine synthase — MAITEKPFRVIYEDNHLLIVNKAAGLLSQGDNTGDDSLVDVAKEYIRVKYDKPGNIFCGLVHRLDRPVSGVVVLGKTSKGLERMSKLFRDRDINKVYWAVVKRRPPNKEDKLIHYLEKDSRTNTTQAYDQPQGKAQRAELKYRYVGKLNMFHLLEVTPLTGRPHQIRVQLAAIGCPIRGDVKYGYKKANEDGNINLHARRINFIHPVKKEPLICVAALPQNPFWEEFLTLDDFHIKDKQLAYLHSM, encoded by the coding sequence ATGGCAATTACAGAAAAACCGTTCCGAGTTATCTACGAAGATAATCATTTACTTATCGTTAATAAAGCAGCAGGTTTGCTTTCACAAGGAGATAATACAGGCGATGATTCGTTAGTAGATGTAGCAAAAGAATATATTAGAGTAAAATATGACAAACCAGGAAATATTTTTTGTGGTTTGGTGCATCGTCTTGACCGTCCTGTAAGTGGCGTTGTTGTGCTTGGCAAGACTTCAAAAGGACTAGAACGTATGTCCAAACTTTTTAGAGATAGAGATATTAATAAAGTATATTGGGCAGTTGTCAAACGCAGACCTCCTAATAAAGAAGACAAACTTATCCATTACCTTGAAAAAGATTCAAGAACAAATACAACCCAAGCCTACGACCAGCCTCAAGGAAAAGCACAACGAGCAGAGTTGAAATATAGATATGTTGGAAAACTAAATATGTTTCATTTGTTAGAAGTTACACCTCTTACTGGAAGACCTCATCAAATTCGTGTTCAGTTGGCTGCAATTGGTTGTCCTATTCGTGGCGATGTAAAATATGGCTACAAAAAAGCTAATGAAGATGGGAACATAAATCTTCATGCACGAAGAATTAATTTTATTCATCCTGTCAAAAAAGAACCTTTAATTTGTGTGGCTGCTCTACCTCAAAATCCATTTTGGGAAGAATTCTTAACTTTAGATGATTTTCATATTAAAGACAAACAATTAGCATATTTGCATTCAATGTAG
- the coaD gene encoding pantetheine-phosphate adenylyltransferase, with translation MEKENNTQTQSKQRIAIFPGSFDPFTKGHEDVVRRGLHLFDKIIISIGFNSTKKRFFPLETMEKMIHQTFKDENNIEVQVYSELTALFAKKNGARFILRGIRNTTDFEYETPISQANKHVDSDIETVFLITSPEYTFISSSIVRELYRYGQDVSKFVPYQLPPISK, from the coding sequence ATGGAGAAAGAAAATAACACACAAACACAATCTAAACAACGTATTGCTATCTTTCCAGGTTCTTTTGATCCATTTACAAAGGGACATGAAGATGTTGTAAGACGTGGACTTCATCTTTTTGATAAAATTATTATCTCTATTGGATTTAATAGTACCAAAAAACGTTTTTTTCCTTTAGAAACAATGGAAAAAATGATACACCAAACATTTAAAGATGAAAATAATATTGAGGTACAAGTCTATTCTGAACTAACAGCACTTTTTGCAAAAAAAAATGGCGCAAGGTTTATTCTTCGTGGAATTCGGAATACTACTGATTTTGAGTATGAAACACCCATTTCACAAGCTAATAAACATGTAGATTCAGATATTGAAACTGTATTTCTGATTACTTCTCCTGAATATACCTTTATCAGTTCTTCTATTGTAAGAGAATTATATCGTTACGGACAAGATGTAAGCAAATTTGTGCCTTATCAATTACCTCCTATCAGTAAATAA
- a CDS encoding ABC transporter substrate-binding protein, which produces MRFTLFLSIIASLLFTLPSVSSFAQVDYNSYYQKGKTELANKNYSAARQSLVMAMQENPSNSFFFPASYLYSMASYKGGDLATAYTKISELLVKAKDASLSSDQFQEMLYLGGVIAFEKDQSLQAMTWLEEVKGSKLRTAVQNLKATFLPKKSIAELKLLYQKFSKDRTLSEVLADKIADQRELSEEDKKLLKDIEFAYGYTSPYQKKQYLTPDKIIKKKEYNIAVMLPFRLQNESSAREVQSFLDLYEGMKVAQEDLKNEGITINLLPFDTENDANNVRRLVGLPAMKNIDMFFGPLYPTTFPLVSDFAQTNGINMVNPLSYTPDVIEGKRNTYLFEPSYHTQAKAVANYSFDSLNADKAYIIYGDSRKDSTLAYAYKRIVEEKGGKIMAFEKVSAGKSTFNKINSILKPIASKPPRLREGETFKKPEGDTTAHIFVASSELAVAGSVISVLKTSMVDIPLFIDKDWLKFDQIDMNDFMDRSVFFIYTDYVSPLKNKEFVTKYINKTNLLPSEYAYVGYESLYFFGKTMYKYGVNFESQLQKERFRDGKVMIGQNYYESKDNQLVPLLRFVNNRLEIVNHFYKD; this is translated from the coding sequence ATGCGTTTTACTTTATTTTTGAGTATAATAGCTAGTTTGCTATTTACTTTGCCCTCAGTATCTTCTTTTGCTCAAGTAGATTATAATAGTTATTACCAAAAAGGTAAAACAGAGCTTGCCAATAAAAATTATTCTGCTGCTCGTCAGAGTTTAGTTATGGCAATGCAAGAAAATCCTAGTAATAGTTTTTTCTTTCCAGCAAGTTATCTGTATTCGATGGCAAGCTACAAAGGAGGAGACCTTGCAACAGCTTATACAAAAATTAGTGAACTTTTAGTAAAAGCAAAAGATGCAAGTCTTTCTTCTGACCAGTTTCAAGAGATGCTTTATTTAGGTGGAGTAATTGCCTTCGAAAAAGACCAATCATTACAAGCCATGACGTGGTTAGAAGAAGTAAAAGGTTCAAAACTACGCACTGCTGTACAAAACTTAAAAGCTACTTTTTTACCCAAAAAATCAATTGCAGAACTTAAACTATTATATCAAAAATTTTCAAAAGATCGTACTTTATCAGAAGTTCTAGCTGATAAAATTGCAGATCAAAGAGAACTCTCAGAAGAAGATAAAAAATTATTGAAAGATATTGAGTTTGCTTATGGTTATACCTCACCTTATCAAAAAAAGCAATATTTAACACCTGATAAAATAATAAAAAAGAAAGAATATAATATAGCTGTAATGCTTCCTTTTAGGTTGCAAAATGAAAGTTCGGCTCGTGAAGTACAATCATTTTTAGATTTGTATGAAGGAATGAAAGTAGCACAAGAAGACTTAAAAAATGAAGGAATAACAATTAATTTATTGCCTTTTGATACAGAAAATGATGCAAATAATGTAAGGCGTTTAGTAGGACTTCCTGCTATGAAAAATATAGATATGTTTTTTGGACCTTTGTATCCAACTACATTTCCTTTAGTTTCAGATTTTGCACAAACAAATGGTATCAATATGGTAAATCCTCTTTCTTATACTCCTGATGTAATTGAAGGAAAAAGAAACACCTATCTTTTTGAACCAAGTTATCATACACAAGCAAAAGCTGTAGCCAATTATTCTTTTGACTCTCTGAATGCAGATAAAGCATATATTATTTATGGAGATTCTCGTAAAGATTCTACATTAGCTTATGCTTATAAAAGAATAGTAGAAGAAAAAGGAGGAAAAATAATGGCTTTTGAAAAAGTTAGTGCTGGAAAAAGTACATTTAATAAAATAAATTCTATTTTAAAGCCAATAGCTTCCAAGCCTCCAAGATTAAGAGAAGGTGAAACATTCAAAAAACCAGAAGGAGACACAACAGCACATATTTTTGTTGCAAGTTCTGAATTAGCTGTGGCAGGTTCTGTAATCAGTGTTTTGAAAACATCTATGGTAGATATTCCTCTTTTTATAGATAAAGACTGGCTCAAATTTGACCAAATTGATATGAATGATTTTATGGATAGATCAGTATTTTTTATCTATACAGATTATGTCAGCCCTCTAAAAAATAAAGAATTTGTTACAAAATATATCAACAAAACAAATCTTTTGCCTTCCGAATATGCGTATGTAGGTTACGAATCGCTTTACTTTTTTGGAAAAACGATGTATAAATATGGAGTAAATTTTGAAAGCCAATTACAAAAAGAACGTTTTAGAGATGGAAAAGTAATGATAGGTCAAAATTATTATGAATCAAAGGACAATCAACTTGTTCCTTTACTTCGTTTTGTAAATAATCGTTTAGAAATTGTAAATCATTTTTATAAAGATTAA
- a CDS encoding YqgE/AlgH family protein yields the protein MQFFDSPFNDDNAIQAGYFLLAEPLLDDPNFDRTVILVCQHSEEGSFGLVVNRPTEISVSEATDLLEIENRLFVGGPVEQNTMHFLHTLTQLKESLIISDDIFWGGDFEDLQTLALKGKITEQNCRFFVGYSGWSELQLDAELENNTWIISKVNPKIMFEHEPEQLWSAILQEMGGKYKIYSNYPTDPRLN from the coding sequence ATGCAATTTTTTGATTCTCCTTTTAATGATGATAATGCCATACAAGCAGGTTATTTCTTGTTGGCAGAACCTTTACTAGACGACCCAAATTTTGATAGAACTGTAATTTTGGTGTGTCAGCATTCAGAAGAAGGTTCTTTTGGGTTAGTTGTCAATCGTCCGACTGAAATTAGTGTGAGTGAAGCCACTGATTTATTAGAAATTGAAAACAGGCTATTTGTAGGAGGACCTGTCGAACAAAACACGATGCACTTTTTACATACGCTTACTCAGCTTAAAGAATCCCTTATTATTTCAGATGATATTTTTTGGGGAGGAGATTTTGAGGATCTTCAAACACTTGCTTTAAAAGGCAAAATTACAGAACAAAATTGTCGTTTTTTTGTGGGATATAGTGGTTGGTCAGAATTGCAATTGGATGCTGAATTAGAAAATAATACATGGATTATATCAAAAGTAAATCCTAAAATTATGTTTGAACACGAACCAGAACAGCTTTGGAGTGCAATTTTACAAGAAATGGGAGGTAAATATAAAATCTATTCAAATTATCCAACTGACCCACGTTTGAATTAA
- a CDS encoding GH3 auxin-responsive promoter family protein, whose amino-acid sequence MMIRSLLSRPFASYVVSQQKKWIQNSEKIQHQWLQKLVAEAKDTAFGKDHNFGDIKNYEDFKKNVSINDYEDLRPYIDRILKGEQNVLWKGKPLYFAKTSGTTSGTKYIPITKDSIPNHINSARDALLCYIHETGKSQFLDKSLIFLSGSPVLEEKAGVPLGRLSGIVNHHVPSYLRTNQKPSYETNCIEDWEQKLDKIIDETINSDMSLISGIPPWVQMYFDRLHERTNGKRIKDIFPNFDLFVYGGVNFEPYRNKIYESIGEKIDSIETFPASEGFFAYQNSQNDNSLLLLLNSGIFFEFVPAENFYDENPPRLSISEVELDKNYALILNSNAGLWGYSIGDTIKFVSKDPYKIIFSGRIKHFISAFGEHVIGSEVEQALRFALDRNPETRTTEFTVAPQVTPKEGLPYHEWFIAFENQPNDLEKFSTDLDNKLQELNSYYNDLIRGSILRKLVIRPLPADGFQTYMKSIGKLGGQNKVPRLSNDRKIADVLEKII is encoded by the coding sequence ATTATGATTCGTTCTCTTCTTTCTCGTCCCTTTGCTTCTTATGTTGTAAGTCAGCAAAAAAAATGGATTCAGAATTCGGAAAAAATTCAACATCAATGGTTACAAAAATTGGTTGCAGAAGCTAAAGATACAGCTTTTGGAAAAGACCATAATTTTGGTGACATCAAAAATTATGAAGACTTCAAAAAGAATGTTTCCATAAACGATTATGAAGATTTACGTCCTTATATTGATCGTATTTTGAAAGGAGAACAAAATGTTCTTTGGAAAGGAAAACCTTTGTATTTTGCCAAAACATCAGGAACTACATCAGGAACAAAATATATTCCGATTACAAAAGATTCTATTCCAAATCATATCAATTCGGCTAGAGATGCACTTTTATGTTATATTCATGAAACTGGAAAAAGTCAGTTTTTAGATAAAAGTTTGATTTTTTTGTCTGGAAGTCCTGTTTTGGAAGAAAAAGCAGGCGTTCCGTTGGGAAGGCTTTCAGGAATTGTAAACCATCATGTTCCTTCTTATCTCAGAACAAATCAGAAGCCTTCTTATGAAACAAATTGTATTGAAGATTGGGAGCAAAAATTAGATAAAATCATTGACGAAACTATCAATTCTGATATGTCTTTGATTTCTGGGATTCCACCTTGGGTACAGATGTATTTTGACCGTTTACACGAGCGAACAAATGGAAAACGAATCAAGGATATTTTTCCAAATTTTGATTTATTTGTTTATGGAGGAGTTAATTTTGAACCTTACAGAAATAAAATTTATGAATCTATTGGAGAGAAAATCGATTCTATCGAAACTTTTCCAGCCTCAGAAGGATTTTTTGCGTATCAAAATTCTCAAAACGATAATTCACTTTTGCTACTTTTGAATAGTGGAATTTTCTTTGAATTTGTTCCTGCTGAAAATTTTTATGATGAAAACCCTCCTCGTTTGAGCATTTCGGAAGTAGAATTAGATAAAAATTACGCTTTAATTTTGAATAGCAATGCAGGACTTTGGGGATATAGCATTGGAGATACAATCAAATTTGTAAGTAAAGACCCCTATAAAATAATTTTTTCTGGAAGAATAAAACATTTTATTTCTGCTTTTGGCGAACATGTCATTGGAAGTGAAGTAGAACAGGCTTTGCGTTTTGCTTTAGACAGAAATCCAGAAACAAGAACAACAGAGTTTACAGTTGCGCCACAAGTTACACCGAAAGAAGGTTTGCCCTATCACGAATGGTTTATCGCTTTTGAAAATCAGCCCAATGATTTAGAAAAATTCTCAACCGATTTGGATAATAAACTACAAGAACTCAATTCTTATTACAATGATTTGATAAGAGGTTCAATTTTGAGAAAGTTAGTTATTCGCCCTCTTCCTGCTGACGGTTTCCAAACCTACATGAAATCGATTGGAAAATTAGGAGGACAAAATAAAGTTCCTCGTCTTTCGAATGATAGAAAAATTGCTGATGTGTTGGAGAAAATTATTTAA